Proteins found in one Halobaculum sp. MBLA0147 genomic segment:
- a CDS encoding metalloprotease, with the protein MSFSDRELRDLAAAWLALSAAFGVFFFGGGPLVAETVTAGVFGPLVEITLLSGATAGVGFLLHELGHKVVAVRFGQRAEFRADYGMLFLAVVSALAGFLFAAPGAVYHSGRITRREHGLIALAGPVVNIVLAVGFLACWLGGGLLDVTLVRQVGQWGLAVNLLLAAFNMIPFGPLDGATIREWSTVVWAGVAVPSVAAAVYVLFVLNLL; encoded by the coding sequence CTGTCGTTCTCGGACCGGGAACTCCGCGACCTCGCGGCCGCGTGGCTGGCGTTGAGCGCCGCGTTCGGCGTGTTCTTCTTCGGTGGTGGTCCACTGGTCGCAGAGACAGTCACTGCGGGCGTGTTCGGGCCGCTGGTGGAGATCACGCTGTTGTCCGGCGCCACCGCCGGGGTCGGGTTCCTGCTGCACGAACTGGGCCACAAGGTCGTCGCCGTGCGGTTCGGGCAGCGGGCGGAGTTCCGCGCCGACTACGGGATGTTGTTCCTCGCGGTCGTCTCGGCACTGGCGGGATTCCTCTTCGCCGCGCCGGGTGCGGTGTACCACTCCGGGCGGATCACCCGCCGCGAACACGGGCTGATCGCGCTCGCCGGACCGGTCGTGAACATCGTGCTCGCGGTCGGGTTCCTCGCGTGTTGGCTCGGCGGTGGACTGCTCGACGTGACACTCGTCCGTCAAGTCGGCCAGTGGGGACTCGCGGTGAACCTGTTGCTCGCGGCGTTCAACATGATCCCGTTCGGCCCGCTGGACGGGGCGACGATCCGCGAGTGGAGTACGGTCGTCTGGGCGGGCGTCGCCGTCCCCAGCGTCGCCGCCGCGGTGTACGTGCTGTTCGTGTTGAACCTGTTGTGA
- a CDS encoding universal stress protein: MADSVLVGYDGTEQSRAALTYAADEWPDARLTLLYVVDPTSDGYRASSSVPTAAEEWYERRRADAEETLADGVDEIRDRVARVDTDTAVGEPATTVVEYARDHEVDHVVVGSHGRTGVSRLLLGSDAETIVRNSPVPVTVVR, translated from the coding sequence ATGGCGGACTCGGTACTGGTGGGGTACGACGGCACCGAGCAGTCGCGCGCGGCGTTGACGTACGCCGCCGACGAGTGGCCGGACGCGCGCCTCACGCTGTTGTACGTCGTCGATCCGACCAGCGACGGCTACAGAGCGAGTTCCTCCGTGCCGACCGCGGCCGAGGAGTGGTACGAGCGCCGACGGGCGGACGCCGAGGAGACCCTGGCCGACGGTGTCGACGAGATTCGCGACCGCGTCGCGCGTGTCGACACGGACACCGCCGTCGGCGAGCCGGCGACGACCGTCGTCGAGTACGCCCGCGACCACGAGGTCGACCACGTCGTCGTCGGGAGTCACGGCCGGACCGGCGTCTCGCGGCTCCTGCTCGGGAGCGACGCGGAGACGATCGTCCGGAACTCCCCCGTCCCGGTGACGGTCGTCCGGTGA
- a CDS encoding cold-shock protein, which translates to MAQGTVAFFNDTGGYGFIETDDADEDVFFHMEDVGGPDLEEGQEVEFEIEQAEKGPRAKNLTRL; encoded by the coding sequence ATGGCGCAAGGGACGGTCGCGTTCTTCAACGACACGGGTGGTTACGGATTCATCGAGACAGACGACGCCGACGAGGACGTGTTCTTCCACATGGAAGACGTCGGCGGCCCCGACCTCGAGGAGGGGCAGGAGGTCGAGTTCGAGATCGAACAGGCCGAGAAGGGCCCACGAGCCAAGAACCTCACGCGACTGTGA
- a CDS encoding KaiC domain-containing protein, with amino-acid sequence MSGETEEEDWFEKALRDDDESDANDESEAAVDRDSTESTASSGASDDAGASAESAEGDTSGGSDATDSKPFDGTAPDSDPFGADSVADTVDGVDAGAGGAGTAGDAAVGDDSDGPTGNDDPFGGEESGDEDPFGGGDGETEDPFGGGEDGGGDPFDGSGVGAESDAADSGTSADGSASAGEGTNAETDSDDPFGGGDGAAETDDPFGDDGTEDDPFGGGGGAAETDDPFGDDGTEDDPFGGGGGAAEADDPFGGGGGSETDDPFGGAQGGGGGPGDDPFGEDFADAMGGGMGGGMGGGGGGSGSEFDEENFESEIERLDVGIEGLDDMILGGVPVRSLMTVIGSAGTGKTTFGLQFLEQAMSNGGSGVYITLEETEEAIVSTAEEKGWSFEEYVENDQLVVVAMDPIEMANSLDSIRGDISRLVNDFGADRLVLDSVSLLEMMYDHPAKRRSEVFDFARSLKRAGVTTMLTSEASADNSYQSRHGLVEYLVDAVFVLQYVRPNDFQETRLAVEIQKIRDANHSRETKPYDITDDGLSVYRQANIF; translated from the coding sequence GTGAGCGGCGAGACCGAGGAGGAGGACTGGTTCGAGAAGGCGCTCAGGGATGACGACGAGAGCGACGCGAACGACGAGAGTGAGGCGGCCGTCGACCGAGACTCGACGGAGTCGACGGCGTCGTCCGGAGCGTCGGACGACGCCGGAGCGTCTGCCGAGAGTGCGGAGGGAGACACCTCGGGGGGGAGCGACGCGACGGACTCGAAGCCGTTCGACGGGACAGCCCCCGACAGTGATCCGTTCGGTGCCGACAGCGTGGCCGACACCGTCGACGGGGTCGACGCCGGTGCGGGAGGGGCTGGAACTGCGGGCGACGCCGCGGTCGGAGACGACTCGGACGGGCCGACGGGGAACGACGACCCGTTCGGCGGCGAGGAGAGCGGTGACGAGGATCCGTTCGGCGGCGGAGACGGCGAGACCGAGGACCCGTTCGGCGGCGGAGAGGACGGCGGCGGCGACCCGTTCGACGGTAGCGGTGTCGGCGCGGAGTCGGATGCCGCCGACTCGGGGACATCCGCCGACGGCTCCGCCTCGGCCGGAGAGGGCACGAACGCCGAGACCGACTCGGACGACCCCTTCGGCGGCGGTGACGGCGCCGCGGAGACGGACGATCCCTTCGGCGACGACGGCACGGAAGACGACCCCTTCGGCGGCGGTGGTGGCGCCGCGGAGACGGACGATCCCTTCGGCGACGACGGCACGGAAGACGACCCCTTCGGCGGTGGTGGTGGCGCTGCAGAGGCAGACGATCCCTTCGGCGGTGGTGGCGGCAGCGAGACGGACGACCCGTTCGGCGGCGCACAGGGTGGTGGTGGAGGTCCGGGCGACGACCCGTTCGGCGAGGACTTCGCGGACGCGATGGGTGGCGGCATGGGCGGCGGGATGGGTGGTGGCGGCGGCGGCAGCGGCTCGGAGTTCGACGAGGAGAACTTCGAGTCGGAGATCGAGCGCCTCGACGTCGGGATCGAGGGGTTGGACGACATGATCCTCGGCGGCGTGCCGGTCCGGTCGCTGATGACGGTGATCGGGAGCGCCGGGACCGGAAAGACCACCTTCGGACTCCAGTTCCTCGAGCAGGCGATGTCGAACGGCGGCAGCGGCGTCTACATCACGCTCGAGGAGACGGAGGAGGCGATCGTCTCGACGGCCGAGGAGAAGGGCTGGTCGTTCGAGGAGTACGTCGAGAACGACCAGTTGGTGGTCGTGGCGATGGACCCGATCGAGATGGCGAACAGTCTCGACTCGATCCGCGGGGACATCTCGCGGCTCGTCAACGACTTCGGCGCGGACAGACTCGTGTTGGACTCCGTGTCGCTGCTAGAGATGATGTACGACCACCCGGCGAAGCGTCGCTCGGAGGTGTTCGACTTCGCCCGCTCGCTGAAGCGGGCCGGCGTGACGACGATGCTCACCTCGGAGGCGAGCGCCGACAACTCCTACCAGTCCCGGCACGGACTCGTCGAGTACCTCGTCGACGCGGTGTTCGTCCTGCAGTACGTCCGCCCGAACGACTTCCAGGAGACGCGACTCGCCGTCGAGATCCAGAAGATCCGCGACGCGAACCACTCCCGCGAGACGAAGCCGTACGACATCACCGACGACGGGCTCTCCGTCTACCGCCAGGCGAACATCTTCTGA
- a CDS encoding TraB/GumN family protein, translating to MSHGSHDDPPTPEDAPGTPTPSNPEGEGSVTVVGTAHVSEASVREVEETVEAERPDIVAVELDEGRYRQMRGGTPDDLDPGDLLGGNTVFQFLAYWMLSYVQTRMGEKFDVEPGAEQLAAVETAESLGLGVALVDREINTTIQRFWARLTLVEKFRMLGALAFGVTDPRVAGVTFGVVVGLLLGPLIAVFGGSVGIGTALLTAVGTSLLAGAAAGYLTFEGARAVTGGSSGPTPAAAAGLGVAATVGVTGIGVDFLTSTLSTFVVSAAGSLGLGLAAGLGVGLVAGVLVDALGIGLAEESPEDDLAEFDPDELTDGDVVSAMMEEFRAFSPGGAEALIDERDAYIGHQLVGLREAGYDVVAVLGAGHRAGVEAYLRDPRTLPPMESLVGEASGGRVPWGKLLGFGITAAFVGFFVLLAMAGVRNVELLRLFAAWFLINGVFAAGLAKVAGARWRSAGVGGLVAWMTSVNPLLAPGWFTGYMELRHLKVNVSDIGTLNELLSDETRPITDIVSDMLDVPLFRLIVVVAMTNVGSVIASVLFAAYVLPAFSASLDAGVTELMVRGARRSAELLWEAVA from the coding sequence ATGAGCCACGGGTCACACGACGACCCGCCGACGCCCGAGGACGCCCCCGGGACGCCCACCCCGTCGAACCCGGAGGGCGAGGGGAGCGTCACGGTCGTCGGCACCGCACACGTCTCGGAGGCCTCCGTCCGCGAGGTCGAGGAGACGGTGGAGGCGGAGCGTCCGGACATCGTCGCGGTCGAACTCGACGAGGGTCGCTACCGCCAGATGCGCGGCGGCACCCCGGACGACCTCGACCCCGGCGACCTGCTCGGCGGCAACACCGTCTTCCAGTTCCTCGCGTACTGGATGCTGTCGTACGTCCAGACGCGGATGGGCGAGAAGTTCGACGTGGAACCCGGCGCCGAGCAGTTGGCGGCCGTCGAGACCGCCGAGTCGCTCGGCCTGGGCGTCGCCCTGGTGGACCGCGAGATCAACACGACGATCCAGCGCTTCTGGGCGCGGCTGACGCTCGTCGAGAAGTTCCGGATGCTCGGCGCGCTCGCCTTCGGCGTCACCGATCCCCGCGTGGCGGGTGTCACCTTCGGCGTCGTCGTCGGGCTCTTACTCGGGCCGCTGATCGCCGTCTTCGGCGGTAGTGTCGGAATCGGCACCGCACTGCTCACCGCCGTCGGGACGAGTCTCCTCGCGGGCGCCGCAGCGGGCTACCTCACTTTCGAGGGCGCGCGAGCCGTCACCGGTGGGAGCAGTGGCCCGACCCCGGCGGCCGCCGCGGGTCTCGGCGTCGCCGCGACCGTCGGCGTGACCGGGATCGGCGTCGACTTCCTCACGTCGACGCTGTCGACGTTCGTCGTCTCCGCGGCGGGGTCGCTCGGCCTCGGGCTGGCGGCCGGGCTCGGCGTCGGGCTCGTCGCGGGTGTCCTCGTGGACGCGCTCGGGATCGGCCTCGCGGAGGAGTCACCCGAGGACGACCTGGCGGAGTTCGACCCCGACGAGTTGACGGACGGGGACGTGGTCTCGGCGATGATGGAGGAGTTTCGCGCGTTCTCGCCCGGCGGCGCGGAGGCGCTGATCGACGAGCGGGACGCCTACATCGGCCACCAGCTCGTCGGCCTCCGCGAGGCGGGGTACGACGTGGTCGCCGTGCTCGGCGCGGGGCACCGCGCCGGGGTGGAGGCGTACCTGCGTGACCCGCGGACGCTGCCGCCGATGGAGTCGCTGGTGGGGGAGGCCTCTGGCGGACGCGTCCCGTGGGGGAAGCTGCTCGGGTTCGGGATCACCGCGGCGTTCGTCGGCTTCTTCGTCTTACTCGCGATGGCCGGCGTGCGGAACGTGGAACTGCTCCGGCTGTTCGCGGCGTGGTTCCTCATCAACGGCGTGTTCGCGGCGGGGTTGGCGAAGGTCGCGGGGGCGCGGTGGCGGTCGGCGGGTGTCGGCGGACTCGTCGCCTGGATGACCTCGGTGAATCCGCTGTTGGCGCCCGGCTGGTTCACGGGGTACATGGAACTGCGGCACCTCAAGGTGAACGTCTCCGACATCGGGACGTTGAACGAACTGCTCTCCGACGAGACGCGCCCGATCACCGACATCGTCTCGGACATGCTCGACGTGCCGCTGTTCCGGCTGATCGTCGTCGTCGCGATGACGAACGTCGGGAGCGTGATCGCGAGCGTGCTGTTCGCGGCGTACGTGCTCCCGGCGTTCTCGGCCTCGCTCGACGCCGGCGTGACCGAACTGATGGTGCGTGGCGCGCGCCGCAGCGCCGAACTGCTCTGGGAGGCGGTGGCGTGA
- the larC gene encoding nickel insertion protein codes for MRTLAFDGQTGVAGDVVLGALVAAGADPDVLAPVTDVLPVAYEFAAVDEQGVAATRARVVSTDAADDETTTDHEHSHDHDHSHDREHSHDHDDANGHSHDHDHSHSHDHGHSHDHDHSHDEHGHSHEHAEGRGPERTYDEVVALVDEMALPDTVATNAREAFRLLGEAEAAVHDTALGVTPFHEVGADDAIADVVGACLLADDLGPERIVTTPVAAGGGEATFSHGTYPVPVPAVTEIAARADWRLEGGPVERELTTPTGAAILAALAEGVDTLPPLAVETSGYGAGGYDLAPRPNVLRATVGESTPDGDAGEDDASHAHGGHDEESADEHGETGHDDHGSTGDDHYEATTDHGHHSAGDDPHPSTADGLHHDEVTVLETTLDDTTPEVLGSLQTTLLEAGAHDVTVLPTTGKKSRPGHHVQVICEPGDATRLARRLAVETGTLGVRETAARHRWIADRRVETVTLSVDDEDARDGEGIPADETAAGGDTSESEPTTHEVAVKLALTADGTVYDVSAEYDDVLAAARESGVAVRDLRRRAETLARDRLAGETPGDDSRAGHDS; via the coding sequence ATGCGAACACTGGCCTTCGACGGGCAGACGGGCGTGGCCGGAGACGTGGTGTTGGGTGCGCTGGTCGCGGCCGGCGCGGATCCGGACGTGCTCGCGCCCGTCACGGACGTGCTCCCGGTCGCCTACGAGTTCGCGGCGGTCGACGAACAGGGTGTCGCCGCGACGCGGGCGCGCGTCGTCTCCACCGACGCGGCGGACGACGAGACGACGACTGATCACGAGCACTCGCACGATCACGACCACTCACACGACCGCGAGCACAGTCACGACCACGACGACGCAAACGGCCACTCGCACGATCACGACCACAGCCACTCGCACGATCACGGCCACTCGCACGATCACGACCACAGTCACGACGAGCACGGCCACTCCCACGAGCACGCCGAGGGGCGCGGCCCGGAGCGCACCTACGACGAGGTGGTGGCGTTGGTCGACGAGATGGCACTCCCCGACACCGTCGCCACGAACGCGCGCGAGGCGTTCCGGCTGTTGGGCGAGGCGGAGGCGGCCGTCCACGACACGGCGTTGGGGGTGACGCCGTTCCACGAGGTGGGGGCAGACGACGCGATCGCGGACGTAGTCGGCGCGTGTCTCCTCGCCGACGACCTCGGACCCGAGCGGATCGTGACGACGCCGGTGGCCGCCGGCGGCGGCGAGGCGACGTTCAGCCACGGCACCTACCCCGTCCCGGTGCCGGCGGTGACCGAGATCGCCGCTCGCGCCGACTGGCGACTGGAGGGTGGGCCGGTCGAGCGAGAGTTGACGACGCCGACCGGCGCGGCGATCCTCGCGGCGCTGGCCGAGGGTGTCGACACGCTCCCGCCGCTGGCCGTCGAGACGAGCGGCTACGGCGCCGGCGGCTACGACCTCGCGCCGCGGCCGAACGTCCTCCGCGCGACCGTCGGCGAGTCGACGCCAGACGGCGACGCCGGCGAGGACGACGCGAGTCACGCTCACGGCGGACACGACGAGGAGTCTGCAGACGAACACGGAGAGACGGGTCACGACGACCACGGATCGACGGGCGACGACCACTACGAGGCGACGACCGATCACGGGCACCACTCCGCCGGGGACGATCCGCACCCGTCGACGGCCGACGGCCTCCACCACGACGAGGTGACGGTTCTCGAGACGACGCTCGACGACACGACGCCGGAGGTGCTCGGGAGTCTCCAGACGACACTCCTCGAGGCGGGCGCCCACGACGTGACCGTGCTCCCGACGACGGGCAAGAAGTCGCGCCCGGGTCACCACGTGCAGGTGATCTGTGAACCGGGCGACGCGACGCGACTCGCGCGACGGCTCGCCGTCGAGACGGGGACGCTCGGCGTCCGGGAGACGGCCGCGCGCCACCGCTGGATCGCTGACCGACGCGTCGAGACTGTCACGCTCTCCGTGGACGACGAGGACGCCCGAGACGGAGAGGGGATTCCGGCCGACGAGACGGCGGCGGGAGGCGACACGTCCGAGTCGGAGCCGACGACACACGAGGTGGCGGTCAAGCTCGCACTCACCGCCGACGGCACCGTCTACGACGTGAGCGCGGAGTACGACGACGTGCTGGCCGCGGCGCGCGAGAGCGGTGTCGCCGTCCGCGATCTCCGCCGGCGTGCCGAGACGCTCGCTCGCGACCGGCTCGCGGGCGAGACGCCGGGCGACGACTCGCGGGCGGGCCACGACTCGTGA
- a CDS encoding HD domain-containing protein, with the protein MTAIKDSVHDYVTLCPVAADLLDTDAVQRLRHIKQLSTVRLVYPSASHTRFEHSLGVYHLASRALSFLGVEGDRARHVRAAALVHDVGHGPYGHQTEEVIRRRTGRDHDELGDLLEQTEIGAVLRGHDLSPSRVAELVRGEGELGQLVSGELDVDRMDYLVRDAHHTGVPYGTIDHERLVRELQYRDGELVLAEGNVATAESLLLARALMDSTVYRHHVSRIAGAMLERASERLLERTETDVATFRRMADHDLLVRLREDVPELGRRIEHRDLYKRAIWGGLDEVPASVVEMRHEDERTAEREIADRAGVDEAAVVVDAPPRPGFKEADTRVVVDGVVQRLEDASSLVSGLRDARRGGWRMGVYAPEELVPEVAAAAVDVLGLPESTVA; encoded by the coding sequence ATGACGGCGATCAAAGACTCCGTCCACGACTACGTCACCCTCTGTCCGGTGGCGGCGGACCTGCTGGACACCGACGCCGTCCAGCGACTCCGCCACATAAAACAGCTCTCGACGGTCCGGCTGGTGTACCCCTCCGCGTCACACACGCGGTTCGAGCACTCGCTGGGCGTGTACCACCTCGCCTCGCGGGCGCTGTCGTTCCTCGGGGTCGAGGGCGACCGCGCGCGCCACGTCCGCGCCGCGGCGCTCGTCCACGACGTGGGCCACGGCCCGTACGGCCACCAGACGGAGGAGGTGATCCGCCGCCGGACGGGCCGTGACCACGACGAACTCGGCGACCTCTTGGAGCAGACGGAGATCGGCGCGGTGTTGCGCGGCCACGACCTCTCGCCGAGTCGCGTCGCCGAACTGGTCCGCGGCGAGGGTGAGCTCGGCCAACTGGTCTCCGGCGAGTTGGACGTCGACCGGATGGACTACCTCGTGCGCGACGCCCACCACACCGGCGTGCCGTACGGCACCATCGACCACGAACGGCTGGTACGGGAACTGCAGTACAGGGACGGCGAGTTGGTGCTCGCGGAGGGGAACGTCGCCACCGCGGAGTCGTTGCTGTTGGCGCGTGCGCTGATGGACTCGACGGTGTACCGCCACCACGTCTCGCGGATCGCCGGTGCGATGCTCGAACGCGCCTCCGAACGACTCCTCGAACGGACGGAGACGGACGTGGCGACGTTCCGCCGGATGGCCGACCACGACCTCCTCGTCCGCCTCCGCGAGGACGTCCCGGAACTCGGCCGCCGGATCGAGCACCGCGACCTCTACAAGCGGGCGATCTGGGGCGGGTTGGACGAGGTGCCGGCGAGTGTCGTCGAGATGCGCCACGAGGACGAACGGACGGCGGAACGCGAGATCGCGGACCGCGCCGGCGTCGACGAGGCGGCCGTGGTCGTCGACGCGCCACCACGCCCGGGGTTCAAGGAGGCCGACACGCGGGTCGTCGTCGACGGTGTCGTCCAGCGGCTCGAAGACGCCTCGAGTCTCGTCTCCGGCTTGCGCGACGCCCGCCGCGGCGGCTGGCGGATGGGCGTGTACGCGCCGGAGGAGCTCGTCCCCGAGGTCGCCGCCGCCGCCGTCGATGTATTGGGGCTGCCGGAGAGCACCGTCGCCTGA
- a CDS encoding ATP-binding protein, producing the protein MTDSGDSDLESFDAFADADSATDTDGDSATDADTDDPARAADTTTGSEAADTAAPDTDTTATADTTADSGATDGGDTADAFVSYVDDADAAGVEGIGSVVVSQGLRVSEDGEETSVQAFVEAGNREDVRLGTYLIVPYPDGESLFARVEALEYAQEFQTDDATQLTTRRRLSTGDGFDERDYKFLADLDPGAVLFSEDGELQRRMVDRVPKPGATVRQATDAEQIKTGLDIPTEGVFLGHLSVGGEKVRTATEPPTVDYRLNDADEDGDPLVFRHTLVAGGTGSGKTHAAKNVLRQYVGRRYEMDDGRETQTATVIFDPQDEYAQLHDDNPALDDEWERRLEREGIAHGGHDDTVALVPQEAGVSYPGQGHRAEQVPFTIPFSIVDEYDMPWLVAGASLNDNQYGALTHLLDRFFRNYDDATATYDRFCSFLDDPALKEELHESGRVHEATFDAVKRRVRSIPGGVFDQDARPITELDTELVRPGGISVIPTYHLSTSRAKETFVLAVAAMLVDDKLSNAPSSTRIAETPLVLGMDEAHNFLSEADNVQARKVVSKFTEAAKQGRKERLGLFLITQDPQDVADPVFKQVNTRLVLNLGDDDAIDSVNIPSSLAAKVPYMETGQMVVYSPDNSEPVEVTGLPVCVTRHGD; encoded by the coding sequence ATGACCGACTCCGGGGACTCCGATCTGGAGAGTTTCGACGCCTTCGCCGACGCCGACTCGGCCACGGACACCGACGGCGACTCCGCAACGGACGCGGACACCGACGACCCGGCGAGAGCCGCAGACACGACCACCGGCAGCGAGGCGGCAGACACCGCTGCTCCCGACACGGACACCACGGCGACGGCCGACACGACGGCGGACAGCGGCGCCACGGACGGCGGCGACACGGCGGACGCGTTCGTCTCGTACGTCGACGACGCGGACGCGGCGGGCGTCGAGGGAATCGGCTCCGTCGTCGTCTCGCAGGGGCTCCGCGTCTCCGAGGACGGCGAGGAGACGAGCGTCCAGGCGTTCGTCGAGGCGGGCAACCGCGAGGACGTGCGGCTCGGAACCTACCTGATCGTCCCGTACCCCGACGGGGAGTCACTGTTCGCACGCGTCGAGGCGCTGGAGTACGCCCAGGAGTTCCAGACGGACGACGCCACGCAGTTGACCACGCGCCGCCGCCTGTCGACGGGGGACGGCTTCGACGAGCGCGACTACAAGTTCCTCGCGGATCTCGACCCCGGCGCGGTGTTGTTCTCGGAGGACGGCGAACTCCAGCGGCGGATGGTCGACAGAGTCCCGAAGCCTGGCGCGACCGTCCGGCAGGCGACCGACGCCGAACAGATCAAGACCGGCCTCGACATCCCGACGGAGGGGGTGTTCCTCGGACACCTCTCCGTCGGCGGGGAGAAGGTCCGCACCGCGACGGAGCCGCCCACGGTGGACTACCGACTGAACGACGCCGACGAGGACGGCGACCCGCTCGTGTTCCGGCACACGCTCGTCGCCGGGGGCACGGGGTCGGGGAAGACCCACGCCGCGAAGAACGTCCTGCGGCAGTACGTCGGTCGCCGCTACGAGATGGACGACGGCCGCGAGACGCAGACGGCGACGGTGATCTTCGACCCGCAAGACGAGTACGCCCAACTCCACGACGACAACCCCGCGCTGGACGACGAGTGGGAGCGGCGCCTGGAGCGCGAGGGGATCGCACACGGCGGCCACGACGACACCGTCGCCCTGGTGCCACAGGAGGCCGGTGTCTCGTACCCCGGGCAGGGCCACCGCGCCGAACAGGTGCCGTTCACGATCCCGTTCTCCATCGTCGACGAGTACGACATGCCGTGGCTCGTCGCCGGGGCGTCGCTCAACGACAACCAGTACGGTGCGCTCACGCACCTGCTGGACCGCTTCTTCCGCAACTACGACGACGCGACCGCCACCTACGACCGGTTCTGCTCGTTCCTCGACGACCCGGCGCTGAAGGAGGAACTCCACGAGAGCGGGCGCGTCCACGAGGCGACGTTCGACGCCGTCAAGCGGCGGGTGCGCTCGATCCCCGGTGGCGTCTTCGACCAGGACGCCCGGCCGATCACGGAGTTGGACACGGAGCTCGTCCGCCCCGGTGGGATCTCGGTGATTCCGACGTACCACCTCTCGACCTCGCGAGCGAAGGAGACGTTCGTGCTCGCGGTGGCGGCGATGCTCGTCGACGACAAGCTGTCGAACGCGCCGTCGTCGACGCGGATCGCAGAGACCCCGCTGGTGCTCGGGATGGACGAGGCACACAACTTCCTCTCGGAGGCTGACAACGTGCAGGCGCGGAAGGTCGTCTCGAAGTTCACCGAGGCGGCCAAACAGGGACGCAAAGAGCGGCTGGGACTGTTCCTCATCACGCAGGACCCACAGGACGTGGCCGATCCCGTCTTCAAGCAGGTGAACACCCGCCTCGTGTTGAACCTCGGCGACGACGACGCCATTGACTCCGTCAACATCCCGTCGTCGCTCGCCGCGAAGGTGCCGTACATGGAGACCGGTCAGATGGTCGTCTACTCACCGGACAACTCCGAACCCGTCGAGGTGACCGGGCTCCCCGTGTGTGTGACGCGACACGGGGACTGA
- a CDS encoding rubrerythrin-like domain-containing protein: MSERPFVCRECGRRVSAASFRAACPDCGGSLDQESLETVRADLAYQS, from the coding sequence ATGTCGGAGCGTCCGTTCGTCTGTCGCGAGTGTGGACGGAGAGTGAGCGCGGCGTCGTTCCGCGCGGCGTGTCCAGACTGTGGCGGTTCTCTCGACCAGGAGTCGCTCGAGACGGTACGAGCGGACCTCGCCTACCAGTCGTGA